GTTGCAGCAGTCACAGTAATTCAGCCTAAGCAAGCTGCACAGCCAGCAAACATGACAGTCACTGAAGTTAACATGACTAAACCCCAATTAGCCCAAGCACAATATCAAAAGGCGCAAGTGGCAGAAGGGGCTCAGCGCTTAAAAGAGGCCTCTAGTTTATATTTAAACGCCATCATTTTAGACCCCAGTTTGCATGCTGCTCGCAAGCAGTTAGTGATGATTTACTTTGGCCAAAATAACACCAATACTGCGATTCGATTACTTGAAAGTGGTATTAGCATGTTCCCAGCTTATTGGGAGTTTTATTTAATGAAAGCCAATATTGAAAAATCATTGCAAGAATATCAAGACGCATTAATGACACTTAGCTTCATTGAAGATAAGCAACCCTTCGCTAAAGATAAATGGATCGCCCAAAGTGAGATAGCCCAGCAAGTTGGTCAGTTTGCTATTGCAGAAAAAGCATACCGATCTTTATTAACACTCGAGTCGACGCAACCTCGTTGGTGGATGGGGTTAGGTTATGCGCTAGACTCACAACAACAATATGCTCAAGCCGCCCTCGCTTACCGCTCAGCGTTGCAGTATCCCGGGTTATCGGATACTGCTATTACCTTTATTGAGCAAAGATTAGTTCAACTAGGAGAAAGCCAATGAAACCTAAATTAAAGATGCGTTTAGGTGATCTTTTAGTTCAGGAACATATTATTTCTGATGTGCAGTTGCAGCAGGCGCTGTCAGAGCAGCGCAATACCGGTAAAAAGTTAGGCCGAACATTAATCGACCTAAATTGCATTACAGAAACTCAGTTACTGCAGTTTTTATCCCAGCAGCTTAACTTACCGTTTTTAGATATTAGTCGTCGTCCGATTACTCCTGAAGTGGTCAACCTATTATCAGAAGTGCAAGCTCGTCGTCATCGAGCATTAGTGGTCGAAAGCCATAGCGATCATGTGTTGGTTGCAATGAGCGATCCCGCCGATTTACAAGCCATCGATACCATAGAAACCCTTGTGGCGCCAAAACGGTTAGAAATTGCTGTCGCACCAGAGCAGCAATTGCTTGATGCTTTTGACAACTTATATCGCCGTACAGATCAAATTGCTCAGATTGCCGGAAAATTAGAAGAAGAATACGCCGCTGACGATATGTTCGACTTGGCCAATTTGACCCAAGGCGACAGTGATAATGAAACCACTGTGGTTAAATTATTGCAGTCTATTTTTGAAGATGCGGTACAAATGCGTGCATCTGATATTCACATTGAGCCCGGTGAAAAGGTATTGCGTATTCGTCAGCGTGTGGATGGCCAATTACATGAAAACACATTGAATGAAGTTAATATTGCATCGGCGCTAGTATTGCGTTTGAAGCTGATGGCGGGCTTGGATATTTCTGAAAAACGTATGCCGCAAGATGGGCGTTTTCATATGGAAATTAAAGGCCATAAAATAGATGTGCGTATGTCTACCATGCCGATTTATCATGGTGAGTCAGTGGTGATGCGTTTGTTAGATCAAACCGCAGGCCTACGTACCTTAGATGAAACCGGTATGCCCCCGCATATCGTTGCCCGCATTCGTAAACAAATTAAACGTCCACATGGCATGTTGCTGGTAACAGGGCCAACAGGTAGCGGTAAAACCACCACCCTTTATGGTATTTTGAGCGAGTTAAACACCGCCGACCGTAAAATTATTACCGTTGAAGACCCTGTAGAATATCAATTACCACGCATTAATCAGGTACAAGTTAACCATAAAATTGGTCTAAACTTTTCTAACGTACTGCGTACCACGTTACGACAAGATCCCGACATCATCATGGTGGGCGAAATGCGTGACCAAGAAACCGTTGAAATTGGTTTAAGGGGTGCATTAACGGGTCACTTTGTATTATCTACCTTGCATACTAATGATGCGGTCACCAGTGCCCTGCGTTTATTAGACATGGGCGCAGCCAGTTATCTTGTGGCAAGTGCATTACGGGTGATCATTGCCCAGCGACTAGTGCGCCGTGTTTGTCATAATTGCAGTGTTGATTATCAGTTAACCGCAGCAGACAGTAGCTGGCTTAAAAGTGTTTCTAAGCATGATTTTAGTCAAGCGACATTTAAAGTCGGCACGGGCTGCCAAAGCTGTAATGGTTCAGGCTATCGTGGACGGATTGGTATTTTTGAAATTTTAGAATTAGATGAAAATATGATTGATGCGATGCGCACAGGTAACCCACAAGATTTTGCGCGTGCTGCGGTAAAAAGCCCTAATTTTGTACCATTAGCTCACTCTGCCATGGAGTATTTATTTAAGGGCACAACAACCATTGAGGAAGTGGCTAAACTAGTAGAAGACGTGTCTGAGTCCGTAGTGCCACTTTCACAAGATGTGGTCAGCCAAAATACGCTAGAGATGTAATCATATGCCTATTTATCAATATCGAGGTCGAAATGCGCAAGGGCAGCCAGTGTCGGCGCAGCTTGAGTCAGCCAACGAAAGCGCTGCCGCAGATACCTTGATGTCGCGCGGCATCATTCCGTTAGAATTAAGGGAAGTTAAACCCCGCAAAGACTTCAATCTAGGGCAATTATTTAGCAGTAAAGTGTCACTCGAAGAGTTGCAAATTTTTACTCGGCAAATGTATTCGCTAACCCGTTCAGGCATTCCTATTTTGCGGGCAATTGCAGGATTATCTGAAACCACTCATTCAGTCAGAATGAAACAAGCTTTAGATGATATTTCTACTCAGCTTACCTCTGGTCGACCGCTATCTTC
This Shewanella aestuarii DNA region includes the following protein-coding sequences:
- a CDS encoding tetratricopeptide repeat protein; this translates as MSVINKMLQDLEKRQQSDSADNKVEPASFVRPELQFTTKAKPPTKSRLPWVLAALVVLMVWLGYSLFEQAQNIQPVSKVTTVKQPTVDETNIDPVKADAPNANSQTNQSQTIANTSVETTVLVDGAVNEVQVTDKQVSDEQLTDIALADAPSPVKAPAIASAESVSLASTRQDHPEQTLEKVVSSESIDNPAPVAAVTVIQPKQAAQPANMTVTEVNMTKPQLAQAQYQKAQVAEGAQRLKEASSLYLNAIILDPSLHAARKQLVMIYFGQNNTNTAIRLLESGISMFPAYWEFYLMKANIEKSLQEYQDALMTLSFIEDKQPFAKDKWIAQSEIAQQVGQFAIAEKAYRSLLTLESTQPRWWMGLGYALDSQQQYAQAALAYRSALQYPGLSDTAITFIEQRLVQLGESQ
- a CDS encoding GspE/PulE family protein; the protein is MKPKLKMRLGDLLVQEHIISDVQLQQALSEQRNTGKKLGRTLIDLNCITETQLLQFLSQQLNLPFLDISRRPITPEVVNLLSEVQARRHRALVVESHSDHVLVAMSDPADLQAIDTIETLVAPKRLEIAVAPEQQLLDAFDNLYRRTDQIAQIAGKLEEEYAADDMFDLANLTQGDSDNETTVVKLLQSIFEDAVQMRASDIHIEPGEKVLRIRQRVDGQLHENTLNEVNIASALVLRLKLMAGLDISEKRMPQDGRFHMEIKGHKIDVRMSTMPIYHGESVVMRLLDQTAGLRTLDETGMPPHIVARIRKQIKRPHGMLLVTGPTGSGKTTTLYGILSELNTADRKIITVEDPVEYQLPRINQVQVNHKIGLNFSNVLRTTLRQDPDIIMVGEMRDQETVEIGLRGALTGHFVLSTLHTNDAVTSALRLLDMGAASYLVASALRVIIAQRLVRRVCHNCSVDYQLTAADSSWLKSVSKHDFSQATFKVGTGCQSCNGSGYRGRIGIFEILELDENMIDAMRTGNPQDFARAAVKSPNFVPLAHSAMEYLFKGTTTIEEVAKLVEDVSESVVPLSQDVVSQNTLEM